In the genome of Pseudarthrobacter sp. IC2-21, one region contains:
- a CDS encoding APC family permease, translating into MLTILNAVKRVLVGRPFRNDRLAHTLLPKRIALPVFASDALSSVAYAPDEILLTLALAGVSAVAISPWVGLAVMVVLLTVVASYRQNVHAYPSGGGDYEIANENLGKYAGLTVASALLVDYVLTVSVSMSSAAAYLITAVPALHGEQALIATIGVIILALVNLRGIKEAGSVFAVPTYIFMASILGMTAVGVFQAATGQLGEAPSANFEIIPAPGFDEGLVGLAGAFLLLRAFSSGAAALTGVEAISNGVPNFKVPKSKNAATTLLLLGTIGAAMLAGIIYLANATRVHIVLDPATEFLLNGLPLPEGYIQSPAISQIAQTIFGPGSIPFYIVVAATGVILVFASNTAFNGFPVLGSILAQDGYLPRQLRTRGDRLAFSNGVLALAAGALVLIISFNADVTKLIQLYIVGVFISFTLSQLGMIRHWGRHLKLAKDKAVRRKMMKSRTINTIGFGMTGLVLVIVLITKFEQGAWIALLAMFFLFLIMWSIRAHYDNVAKELAVDEDSSPRALPSRVHAVLLVSHVRKPVLRALAYARASRPSRLDAITVDINAEETAHTVADWEKLEIPVPLTVLASPYRETITPIMEYVKNMRRDSPRDLVVVYIPEYVVGKWWEQLVHNQTALRIKTRLHFEPGVMVASVPWQLKSSEEAKNLQDIQ; encoded by the coding sequence GTGCTGACAATATTGAATGCCGTAAAACGGGTGCTGGTGGGCAGGCCCTTCAGGAATGACAGGCTGGCCCACACCCTGCTGCCCAAACGGATAGCACTTCCGGTGTTCGCCTCCGATGCCCTGTCCTCGGTGGCGTACGCGCCGGACGAGATCCTGCTGACCCTGGCCCTTGCCGGCGTCAGTGCCGTTGCCATTTCGCCCTGGGTGGGCCTGGCAGTCATGGTGGTGCTGCTGACAGTGGTGGCCTCATACCGCCAGAACGTGCATGCCTACCCGTCCGGTGGCGGGGACTACGAAATCGCCAACGAAAACCTTGGCAAGTACGCCGGCCTCACGGTGGCGTCCGCCCTGCTGGTGGACTACGTCCTGACCGTGTCGGTCTCGATGTCCTCCGCCGCCGCCTACCTCATCACCGCCGTGCCCGCCCTGCACGGGGAACAGGCGCTCATCGCCACCATCGGCGTGATCATCCTCGCACTCGTCAACCTGCGCGGCATCAAGGAGGCCGGCAGCGTCTTTGCCGTCCCCACCTACATCTTCATGGCCTCCATCCTCGGCATGACAGCAGTGGGCGTCTTCCAGGCCGCTACCGGCCAGCTGGGCGAGGCGCCCTCGGCCAACTTCGAGATCATCCCCGCGCCCGGCTTCGACGAAGGGCTGGTGGGCCTGGCCGGCGCCTTCCTGCTCCTGCGGGCCTTCTCGTCCGGCGCCGCCGCACTGACCGGTGTCGAAGCCATCAGCAACGGCGTGCCCAACTTCAAAGTGCCCAAGAGCAAGAACGCTGCCACCACCCTGCTGCTGCTTGGTACGATCGGCGCCGCCATGCTGGCAGGCATCATCTACCTCGCCAACGCCACCAGGGTCCACATTGTGCTTGACCCGGCCACCGAGTTCCTCCTCAACGGCCTGCCGCTGCCCGAAGGCTATATCCAGAGCCCGGCCATCAGCCAGATTGCGCAGACCATCTTCGGCCCCGGGTCCATTCCGTTCTACATCGTGGTGGCTGCGACCGGCGTGATCCTGGTGTTTGCCTCCAACACCGCCTTTAACGGCTTCCCGGTCCTTGGCTCCATCCTCGCCCAGGACGGCTACCTGCCGCGCCAGCTGCGGACCAGGGGCGACCGCCTGGCCTTCAGCAACGGCGTCCTGGCGCTGGCCGCCGGTGCCCTGGTGCTGATCATTTCCTTCAATGCCGATGTCACCAAACTGATTCAGCTCTACATTGTGGGTGTCTTCATTTCCTTCACGCTGAGCCAGCTGGGCATGATCCGGCATTGGGGGAGGCACCTCAAGCTCGCCAAGGACAAAGCAGTCCGGCGCAAGATGATGAAGTCCCGCACCATCAACACCATCGGCTTCGGCATGACCGGACTGGTGCTGGTGATCGTGCTGATCACCAAGTTTGAACAGGGCGCGTGGATCGCCCTGCTGGCCATGTTCTTTCTGTTCCTGATCATGTGGAGCATCCGGGCGCACTATGACAACGTGGCCAAGGAACTGGCCGTGGATGAGGACTCCTCACCGCGCGCCCTGCCGTCCCGGGTCCACGCCGTGCTGCTGGTCTCGCACGTGCGCAAGCCTGTGCTCCGCGCCCTGGCGTACGCCCGGGCGTCGCGGCCTTCACGGCTTGATGCCATTACCGTGGATATCAACGCCGAGGAAACAGCGCACACCGTGGCTGACTGGGAAAAGCTGGAGATCCCCGTGCCGCTCACGGTCCTGGCGAGCCCCTACCGCGAGACCATCACGCCCATCATGGAATACGTCAAGAACATGCGCCGTGACTCGCCCCGCGACCTGGTGGTGGTGTACATCCCCGAATACGTGGTGGGTAAGTGGTGGGAGCAACTGGTCCATAACCAGACAGCACTGCGTATCAAGACCCGGCTGCACTTCGAACCCGGCGTGATGGTGGCCAGTGTCCCGTGGCAGCTTAAATCGTCCGAAGAAGCAAAGAACCTGCAGGATATCCAATGA
- a CDS encoding class I SAM-dependent RNA methyltransferase → MTPQPHSTAATAPAPDAAVELVLDVGPVAHGGHCVARHEGRVIFVRHGIPGEKVRVRLTDAEESAKFWRADVVEVLAASPDRVDHFWHAADSSRSWQHGHPPVGGAEFGHISLARQRGLKSAVLAEQLKRLAGVESVPGLADLANVVEEVRGSAPGAESGADETYDAGTGLGWRTRVGFSVTAAGKLGMHAHRSDSIVAVREMPLASERINRLRLWEHDFQGIERVEVAAPSNGSRPLVLLAPAPGTSPKRLNAVAARLPDDVSVAAFDPLTEEVRQLRGRTWVQESAAGHEYRVTGAGFWQIHRDAPGTLVGAVTEFLHGGGFLGPGSVVADLYAGAGLFTAPLADAVGETGSVLSVEGAPGTSRDARKNLHGAPQVEIVQGRVERILRQKPRNFDALVLDPPRAGAGKAVVSQLVAAGPRAVAYVSCDPASFARDVGYFQQSGWSLAGLRAFDLYPHTHHLETVALLTPAP, encoded by the coding sequence ATGACCCCCCAGCCCCACAGCACCGCCGCCACCGCACCCGCCCCGGACGCCGCCGTCGAACTGGTGCTCGACGTTGGCCCGGTGGCCCACGGCGGGCACTGCGTGGCCCGGCACGAGGGCCGGGTGATCTTTGTCCGGCACGGGATTCCCGGTGAAAAAGTCCGTGTACGGCTCACCGACGCGGAGGAGTCAGCCAAATTCTGGCGCGCCGACGTGGTGGAGGTCCTGGCCGCCTCCCCGGACCGCGTGGATCACTTCTGGCATGCGGCGGACTCATCCCGTTCCTGGCAGCACGGGCACCCTCCGGTGGGCGGTGCCGAATTCGGCCACATCTCCCTGGCACGCCAGCGGGGGCTTAAATCGGCGGTACTCGCCGAACAACTCAAGCGCCTTGCCGGCGTCGAAAGCGTGCCCGGTCTTGCCGACCTGGCGAACGTTGTGGAGGAAGTGCGGGGGAGTGCCCCCGGCGCGGAGTCCGGGGCAGACGAAACATACGACGCCGGCACCGGGCTGGGGTGGCGCACGCGCGTTGGCTTCTCCGTCACCGCCGCCGGAAAACTTGGCATGCATGCGCACCGTTCGGACTCCATCGTTGCCGTCCGGGAGATGCCGCTGGCTTCCGAACGGATTAACCGGTTGCGGCTGTGGGAGCACGACTTCCAGGGCATCGAGCGCGTGGAGGTTGCGGCGCCGTCGAACGGCTCCCGCCCCCTGGTGCTGCTTGCCCCCGCGCCGGGAACCAGCCCCAAGCGGCTCAACGCCGTCGCGGCCCGGCTACCCGACGACGTCTCCGTAGCCGCGTTCGATCCCCTCACCGAAGAAGTCCGGCAACTCCGCGGCCGCACCTGGGTCCAGGAGTCCGCAGCCGGGCACGAATACCGGGTCACGGGAGCGGGTTTCTGGCAGATCCACCGCGACGCGCCCGGAACACTTGTGGGCGCTGTCACAGAATTCCTCCACGGCGGCGGCTTCCTGGGGCCCGGATCCGTGGTGGCTGACCTCTACGCGGGAGCCGGGCTTTTCACGGCACCGCTGGCCGATGCCGTGGGCGAGACCGGCTCTGTTCTCTCGGTGGAAGGCGCGCCGGGAACCAGCCGGGACGCCCGAAAGAACCTGCACGGTGCCCCGCAGGTGGAAATCGTGCAGGGCAGGGTAGAGCGGATCCTCCGCCAGAAACCGCGGAATTTCGATGCCCTGGTGCTGGACCCGCCCCGGGCCGGGGCAGGCAAGGCGGTCGTCAGTCAGTTGGTGGCCGCCGGACCCCGGGCGGTTGCCTACGTTTCCTGCGATCCGGCATCGTTTGCCCGGGACGTTGGGTACTTCCAACAATCGGGATGGTCACTGGCCGGCCTGCGTGCGTTTGACCTGTATCCCCACACGCACCACCTGGAGACGGTCGCCCTGCTGACGCCGGCCCCGTGA
- the acnA gene encoding aconitate hydratase AcnA produces MSTVDSFGSKGKLNVAGTEYEIFRLNSVEGAENLPFSLKVLLENLLRTEDGANITADHVRALAGWDPNAQPDTEIQFTPARVIMQDFTGVPCVVDLATMREAVKELGGDPKRVNPLAPAEMVIDHSVQIDAFGNSGALERNMEIEYQRNGERYQFLRWGQTAFDDFKVVPPGTGIVHQVNIEYLARTVMTREVDGVLRAYPDTCVGTDSHTTMVNGLGVLGWGVGGIEAEAAMLGQPVSMLIPRVVGFKLTGSIPAGATATDVVLTITEQLRKHGVVGKFVEFYGEGVAAVPLANRATIGNMSPEFGSTAAMFPIDDVTLDYLRLTGRSEENVALVESYAKEQGLWHDPSKEIKFSEYLELDLSTVVPSISGPKRPQDRIELTDAKEQFRKDIHNYVAIEDGSVDESLDESFPASDAPSFTHADSHTTETTRVQSAANGANGRPSSPVHIKTEDGREFELDHGAVSIASITSCTNTSNPSVMLAAALLARNAVDKGLMSKPWVKTSVAPGSKVVTDYYEKSGLTPYLEKLGFYIVGYGCATCIGNSGPLDAEISEAIQANDLSVTAVLSGNRNFEGRINPDVKMNYLASPPLVIAYALAGSMDFDFDTDSLGKDEAGNDVFLKDIWPNPVEVQKVIDSSIDKDMFARGYEGVFDGDARWKALDTPAGDTFAWDPNSTYVRKPPYFEGMKAQPEPVRDITGARVLLKLGDSVTTDHISPAGSFKSDTPAGQYLLANGVERKDFNSYGSRRGNHEVMIRGTFANIRIKNQLLDGVEGGFTRDFTQADGPQAYVYDAAQNYQAAGTPLVVLAGKEYGSGSSRDWAAKGTALLGVKAVVAESYERIHRSNLIGMGVLPLQFPAGETAATLGLTGTETFSVEGVTALNEGTTPKTLKVTATAEDGTAKSFDAVLRIDTPGEADYYRNGGILQYVLRQISAN; encoded by the coding sequence ATGAGCACAGTGGACAGCTTCGGTTCAAAAGGCAAACTTAATGTAGCCGGAACCGAATACGAAATTTTCCGGTTGAACTCCGTTGAAGGTGCAGAAAACCTTCCGTTCAGCCTCAAGGTATTGCTTGAAAACCTGTTGAGGACCGAGGACGGCGCGAACATCACTGCCGATCACGTGCGTGCCTTGGCCGGGTGGGATCCCAATGCCCAGCCCGATACAGAAATCCAGTTCACGCCTGCCCGCGTGATCATGCAGGACTTCACCGGCGTCCCCTGCGTGGTGGACCTGGCGACCATGCGTGAAGCGGTCAAGGAACTCGGCGGTGACCCCAAGCGGGTCAACCCGTTGGCTCCTGCGGAAATGGTCATCGACCACTCCGTTCAGATCGACGCCTTCGGTAACTCCGGCGCACTGGAGCGCAACATGGAGATCGAATACCAGCGCAACGGCGAGCGTTACCAGTTCCTTCGCTGGGGCCAGACGGCGTTCGATGACTTCAAGGTAGTTCCCCCGGGAACCGGCATTGTGCACCAGGTCAACATCGAGTACCTGGCACGCACCGTCATGACCCGCGAAGTTGACGGGGTTCTCCGGGCCTACCCGGACACCTGCGTCGGCACCGACTCGCACACCACCATGGTCAACGGCCTGGGTGTCCTGGGCTGGGGCGTTGGCGGCATCGAAGCCGAAGCGGCCATGCTGGGCCAGCCGGTCTCCATGCTCATCCCGCGCGTGGTGGGCTTCAAGCTGACCGGGTCCATCCCCGCCGGCGCCACCGCCACGGACGTGGTGCTGACCATCACCGAGCAGCTGCGCAAGCACGGCGTGGTGGGCAAGTTCGTGGAATTCTACGGCGAAGGTGTCGCGGCTGTGCCGCTGGCCAACCGCGCCACCATCGGCAACATGAGCCCGGAATTCGGTTCCACGGCCGCAATGTTCCCGATCGACGACGTCACATTGGACTACCTGCGCCTCACCGGCCGCTCGGAAGAGAATGTTGCCCTCGTGGAGTCCTACGCGAAGGAACAGGGCCTCTGGCACGATCCTTCCAAGGAGATCAAGTTCTCCGAGTACCTGGAACTGGACCTGTCCACCGTTGTTCCGTCCATCTCCGGCCCGAAGCGTCCCCAGGACCGCATCGAGCTCACCGATGCCAAGGAGCAGTTCCGCAAGGACATCCACAACTACGTCGCCATCGAAGACGGCAGCGTGGACGAGTCCCTGGACGAATCGTTCCCGGCCTCGGACGCTCCGTCCTTCACGCACGCCGACTCCCACACCACGGAGACCACCCGTGTCCAGTCGGCAGCGAACGGCGCCAACGGGCGTCCCAGCAGCCCGGTGCACATCAAGACCGAAGACGGCCGCGAGTTCGAGCTGGACCACGGAGCGGTTTCGATCGCCTCCATCACCTCCTGCACGAACACGTCCAACCCGTCCGTGATGCTGGCCGCAGCCCTGCTGGCCCGCAACGCCGTGGACAAGGGCCTGATGTCCAAGCCGTGGGTCAAGACCTCCGTGGCTCCCGGTTCCAAGGTAGTCACCGACTACTACGAAAAGTCCGGCCTGACCCCGTACCTGGAGAAGCTTGGCTTCTACATCGTGGGCTACGGCTGCGCCACCTGCATCGGCAACTCCGGCCCGCTGGACGCTGAAATCTCCGAGGCCATCCAGGCCAACGACCTTTCCGTCACCGCAGTGCTCTCCGGTAACCGTAACTTCGAAGGCCGGATCAACCCGGACGTGAAGATGAACTACCTGGCCTCCCCGCCGCTGGTCATCGCCTACGCCCTGGCCGGTTCCATGGACTTCGACTTCGACACCGATTCCCTCGGCAAGGACGAAGCCGGCAACGATGTCTTCCTGAAGGACATCTGGCCGAACCCGGTTGAGGTCCAGAAGGTCATCGATTCCTCCATCGACAAGGACATGTTCGCCCGTGGCTACGAGGGCGTTTTCGACGGCGACGCACGCTGGAAGGCGCTCGACACGCCCGCCGGTGACACCTTCGCCTGGGATCCGAACTCCACCTATGTCCGGAAGCCCCCGTACTTCGAGGGCATGAAGGCCCAGCCGGAGCCCGTCCGGGACATCACCGGCGCCCGCGTGCTGCTGAAGCTCGGCGATTCGGTCACCACCGACCACATCTCCCCGGCCGGCTCCTTCAAGTCGGACACCCCCGCCGGCCAGTACCTGCTGGCCAACGGTGTGGAGCGCAAGGACTTCAACTCCTACGGCTCACGCCGTGGCAACCACGAAGTCATGATCCGCGGCACGTTCGCGAACATCCGCATCAAGAACCAGCTCCTGGACGGCGTGGAGGGCGGCTTCACCCGCGACTTCACCCAGGCCGACGGCCCGCAGGCCTACGTCTACGACGCCGCCCAGAACTACCAGGCAGCCGGCACCCCGCTGGTGGTCCTGGCGGGCAAGGAATACGGTTCCGGATCCTCCCGTGACTGGGCAGCGAAGGGTACGGCGCTCCTGGGCGTCAAGGCCGTCGTCGCCGAAAGCTACGAGCGCATCCACCGCTCCAACCTGATCGGCATGGGCGTCCTGCCCCTGCAGTTCCCGGCCGGCGAGACCGCGGCCACGCTGGGCCTGACCGGCACGGAAACCTTCTCGGTTGAGGGCGTCACCGCCCTGAACGAAGGCACCACGCCCAAGACCCTGAAGGTCACCGCCACCGCAGAAGACGGTACTGCCAAGTCCTTCGATGCGGTCCTGCGCATCGATACCCCGGGTGAAGCAGACTACTACCGCAACGGCGGCATCCTGCAGTACGTCCTGCGCCAGATCTCCGCTAACTAG
- the dxs gene encoding 1-deoxy-D-xylulose-5-phosphate synthase — translation MGILDTIRKPQDLNELSQGQLEELADEVRSFLISNVSQTGGHLGPNLGVVELTLAVHRIFDSPRDSIVFDTGHQSYVHKLLTGRQDFSTLRQQGGMSGYPSRAESEHDIVESSHASSSLSWADGISRARQLTGEGDRYVVAIVGDGALTGGMAWEAINNIAADKRRRVVIVVNDNGRSYAPTVGGFADYLASLRPTIDSFRAAPAYEGTLDWWKKKLQDGGPVGQFTYKSLHAMKKGVKDWWAPQGMFEDLGMKYIGPVDGHNLQAMEHALSTARNYAGPVIVHAMTEKGHGYAPARAHEADQFHAVGIIDPETGEPTGASGAQSWTSVFADEIAAIADERPDIVGITGAMLIPVGLHKFAAKHPDRVIDVGIAEQHALTSAAGMAFGGLHPVVAVYATFLNRAFDQLLMDVALHKAGVTIVLDRAGVTGPDGASHHGMWDMAMVQIVPGLHLAAPRDASRLREELREAVAIDDAPTVVRFSKGTVGAEVEAIERLSDGVDVLARRPAGSTENDVLIVSVGAMSELALDVSNRLGAQGISTTVVDPRWVLPVRRSIIALASHHRLVICIEDGVRAGGVGSRIRQEMRAAGVDTALNEVGLPAEFLDHGTRSQVLERVGLTAQQITHDVVAQVLGTKVPFARPLPGQEHPTTGSLPIL, via the coding sequence TTGGGAATCTTGGACACCATCCGGAAACCGCAGGACCTGAACGAGCTGTCCCAGGGGCAGCTCGAAGAGCTGGCTGATGAAGTCAGGAGTTTCCTCATATCCAATGTTTCCCAGACGGGTGGACACCTGGGCCCCAACCTCGGTGTGGTGGAACTGACGCTTGCCGTGCACCGCATCTTCGATTCGCCGCGGGACAGCATCGTGTTCGACACGGGCCATCAGTCCTATGTGCACAAGCTCCTGACCGGCCGACAGGACTTCAGCACCCTGCGTCAGCAGGGCGGCATGTCCGGTTACCCGTCCCGCGCCGAGTCGGAACACGACATCGTGGAAAGCTCGCACGCGTCCTCCTCACTCTCCTGGGCGGACGGCATTTCCCGCGCCCGGCAGCTGACCGGTGAAGGTGACCGCTACGTCGTCGCGATTGTTGGCGACGGTGCGCTGACCGGCGGCATGGCCTGGGAAGCCATCAACAACATCGCCGCGGACAAACGCCGCCGGGTGGTCATTGTGGTCAACGACAACGGCCGCTCCTACGCGCCCACGGTGGGCGGCTTCGCTGACTACCTGGCCTCACTGCGTCCCACCATCGACTCTTTCCGCGCGGCTCCCGCCTACGAGGGAACCCTGGACTGGTGGAAGAAGAAACTCCAGGACGGCGGCCCGGTGGGCCAGTTCACCTATAAGAGCCTGCATGCCATGAAAAAGGGCGTCAAGGACTGGTGGGCGCCCCAGGGGATGTTCGAGGACCTGGGCATGAAGTACATCGGCCCGGTGGACGGGCACAACCTCCAGGCCATGGAGCACGCGCTGTCCACGGCCCGGAACTATGCCGGACCCGTGATTGTCCATGCCATGACCGAGAAGGGCCACGGCTACGCGCCGGCCCGCGCCCATGAGGCAGACCAGTTCCATGCGGTGGGAATCATCGACCCCGAAACCGGTGAGCCCACGGGGGCTTCCGGCGCTCAGTCCTGGACCTCGGTTTTTGCCGATGAGATCGCCGCCATCGCCGATGAACGGCCGGACATCGTCGGGATCACCGGCGCCATGCTGATCCCGGTGGGCCTGCATAAGTTCGCAGCCAAGCATCCGGACCGCGTGATTGATGTCGGCATCGCCGAGCAGCACGCGCTGACATCCGCCGCCGGCATGGCGTTCGGCGGCCTCCACCCGGTGGTGGCTGTCTATGCCACCTTCCTGAACCGTGCCTTCGATCAGCTCCTGATGGATGTCGCCCTGCACAAGGCCGGGGTCACCATTGTGCTGGACCGCGCCGGTGTGACCGGCCCGGACGGAGCCAGCCACCACGGCATGTGGGACATGGCCATGGTCCAGATTGTGCCGGGGCTGCACCTTGCCGCGCCGCGCGATGCGTCGCGGCTCCGCGAGGAGCTCCGGGAAGCCGTGGCCATCGATGACGCGCCCACGGTGGTGCGTTTCTCCAAGGGCACCGTCGGCGCGGAAGTGGAAGCCATCGAACGCCTCAGCGACGGTGTGGACGTGCTGGCCCGCCGGCCCGCCGGCTCCACCGAAAACGACGTCCTGATTGTCAGCGTCGGAGCCATGTCCGAACTCGCGCTGGACGTCTCCAACCGGCTCGGCGCCCAGGGCATCAGCACCACCGTCGTTGACCCGCGCTGGGTGCTGCCCGTGCGCCGCTCCATCATCGCGCTGGCCTCCCACCACCGGCTGGTCATCTGCATCGAGGACGGCGTCAGGGCCGGCGGTGTCGGATCACGGATCCGCCAGGAAATGCGTGCCGCCGGGGTGGACACCGCCCTGAACGAGGTGGGACTTCCCGCCGAATTCCTGGACCACGGCACCAGGAGCCAGGTGCTGGAACGGGTAGGGCTGACCGCACAGCAGATAACGCACGACGTCGTCGCGCAGGTTTTGGGCACGAAAGTTCCGTTTGCGCGTCCCCTCCCGGGTCAGGAACACCCCACCACCGGCAGCCTCCCGATTCTGTGA
- a CDS encoding DUF402 domain-containing protein — MRDEDALKYPGPAGEYGPVTHKSTTRIPAGLQPGQLVVARNRKWNGKAHWVVPGRYLGEDRHGWWIFQGTNEFCSRPGAAFYTRSDAVLLVPRSGDWVATFYDSAHPNGVRVYVDLAVAHEWTEIRPAVTEFHVIDMDLDIIRMDGRGVFIDDQDEFAEHAVTMNYPDRLVQDIQAAAEELYQAVKAQQAPFDGSDVEWFTKGRL; from the coding sequence GTGAGGGACGAAGATGCCCTGAAGTATCCCGGCCCTGCCGGGGAATACGGGCCGGTCACCCACAAAAGCACCACCAGGATTCCCGCCGGCCTCCAACCGGGCCAGCTGGTGGTGGCGCGGAACCGGAAATGGAACGGCAAGGCCCACTGGGTGGTTCCGGGACGGTACCTGGGGGAGGACCGGCACGGGTGGTGGATCTTCCAGGGAACCAACGAGTTCTGTTCGCGGCCCGGTGCTGCGTTCTACACCCGCTCCGATGCCGTGCTCCTGGTGCCGCGTTCCGGGGACTGGGTGGCCACCTTCTATGACTCCGCACACCCCAACGGGGTCCGGGTCTATGTTGACCTCGCAGTGGCCCACGAATGGACGGAAATCCGGCCGGCCGTCACGGAGTTCCATGTCATCGACATGGACCTGGACATCATCCGGATGGACGGACGCGGTGTGTTCATCGATGACCAGGACGAATTTGCCGAACACGCAGTCACCATGAACTATCCGGACCGCCTGGTGCAGGACATCCAGGCCGCCGCAGAAGAGCTTTATCAGGCCGTCAAGGCACAGCAGGCACCGTTCGACGGCTCAGACGTCGAATGGTTCACGAAGGGACGGTTATGA